Within the Equus przewalskii isolate Varuska chromosome 1, EquPr2, whole genome shotgun sequence genome, the region aagacagCTCTCATATTCAGACCAATTGTTCTCTCATTTCTTCAAGTTCTCCTTGCTTATATTCTTCTGAGCATTAGAAGAAAAAACccttttttatagaaattttcaGTCATACTGAAAATAGAATCTCATCCCTCTCCTTCAGTCAGCTTCAATAATTTTTAGCCTTTTCCAGCCTAATTTCATCTAGTCCTTGCCCTCGACTTTTTTTTTATGTGGCATATTTTAAGGCAAACACAATGCTGCACagtttatctgtaaatattttagttttatccCTAACAGATAAAGAAGTTTTAACAAAACACAACCGCAAcgccattatcacacctaagaacatatatttttaaattatatgtacatatatatagttaTGTATTCACATGTGTAcaaacaacacacacatatatgtaatgtAGTAGAGAATTTGTTCGTGAGAAATTTTTCaggataaattttgaaaaaaagcggtaggaacaaggcaagaactTGTACTTCTGCTGACCTCTGTGGCCTCCTTCCACGGGATCCTGGGCTTCCCATGGTCTTGGTGTTGCAGCCATCATAAGCGGTCTGGGGTCACTGTGAAGGCAGGAGTGGACGTTCTGATCTCACTTCTGGCAAAGCTTTGTGGTGGGCCTGGGACAAAGGGGTCCGTGGGAGAGAAGGGGCCTTGGAAGCGGAGCGGAGCACAGCAGCGAGCGAGGAGCACAGGGATGAGCAGGGCAGTGCTGGGCCGCTTCTGTGAACGTGGAAATTTATGAAGAGGGGTCGGGTCTAGGGAGGGTTTCTGGGGATCTGATATTTTAAGACCCTTAGATTGCCCCTTAAAATATCCCAGAGTGACGATGTACATTACTCAGACCGTTTAGGCAATATGACAGCAATGATAAGAACATAGACTCGGAAATCCAGTTTCCTGGGCTTAAATTTTGGTTTTGCCCCTTACTGGCTTTGTGACATCAGGCAGGTGACTATTtttctgtgccttaatttcctcatctgtaaaatgggggtaataacagCACCCGCCTTATCAGGTTTTCCTGATGGTGAGATGAATGTTTACATGTAAAGCtctcagaacaatgcctggcacatagtaggtcctcaataagtGTCACTACAATAAATGTTGGCACCATTTAAGGCATCTATGCCAGTTTGTGTTTTCTCTGAACGTGACTCAGCATGCAGACCGGGCCATTTGGAACATCAGATCTTATTAGgattacatatgtgtgtatatgtataaatatacatgtaatgaCATGATATCTATGCTAATATATTTCACATGTTCCGTTTAATCAATGTTTAAAAGAGGCTGTAGTTTTAGATTCAGTTGTCATGCTCTTAGGGAGTTTATCAATTTAAAGCTTGGACCATGTAATTTTAAGGCAAGTGCCTTTGATTCAGGCAACATTTGCCAGCAGGGCTGTTTGCTTTTAGGATGAAGCCATGGCTAGTCCCAGGCCTCTGCCATTAGCCACTCACGGGAggaattttgtcctttttctcttctcttctggctAGTTAAAGCCTGTGTCCCTAACACCTTGAAGAGGCCCTGGCACAGATGACATACTCAGAACATGTGTTGTTGAAAAACTGGTTGCGTAAATTActgattaatgaataaatgactggACCTCATTCAGCCAAAGAGGTGCATTTGCATGATTTCATAATGTCACGCAGATGTCCCCAACGTCACCAGCCTGTTGCTACAAAATAAGATCACTTACTTTATTGATCAAATTACGGTCACTTAAGCCATCACCACCTCATTCTGGAAACTAGGTGTTTCAGAGCACCACCCCTGCTTTAGTTATTTCTGTGAATCTCCTGAGGGTCCTCCCTGTGTCCACCCGGCAGTCTGGCAGTCTTAGTCCTCATGCAGCATCATCCCCTTGCTCCCTGTCCATCCCCCCGAGGCCAGGGCCCTTGAAGACTGTTGGGGAAGCATTAATACCTGCCCACAGATGCCAACATCCACGCCAGAGGGGACTGACCCTGGGTCCTCTCAGAGCCTCCCGTCCTCAGAGGAATAGACTTCCTGAAGTCCTTAGACAAGCAGGAGACCCTGGATCCTCCCCAGCCCTTGCCACACTTGCTAGCTGGGCTCTGAGTCCCACAGGTTCTCTTAGGGGCAGTCTCATCAGCCTCTAACCCCCTTGGGGTGCAGATGCTCAGTGCAGGCTGCAGGGCTGCACAGGTCCAGACGATGGGGCGTCTGCCTCACCCTTCTCCACATCCCTCCTGGTCCATGCTCCTCTCTTCTTCAGTGGAGGAAAGCCTCCCAGGTCTGTCAGTGGGGGAAACACCCTGGAGGTGAGGGTCGTGGAAGAGCTCCTCTCCTCCAGTATTTGATGCTCTAGCATGCAGACCATCAGCCACCCTCAGGTGCCCGCTGTACGACTAAGAATAGCAACTGTCTCCTGAGCTCGTCAGCAGATACAAAGCTGGTGGCACGTGCTCCGCATGGCTGAGCTCTTGTCATCCTCATAGCAGCGATTCTCTGCACCGGCTgtggaggaggaaggtgaggcccagggaggcttGGTCTCCAGCCCAAAGGCACAtttaagtggcagaaccaggattcagacccagggcAGTCAGACTGTAAAGCACTGTGTCCGTTCATATCATGAGAAAATCTGAGCTCAGCCACAGGAAAAAACACACACTGTTCTGCAGATTTCTTGGAGTCACATCTGTGAATTGTCCACCCATTCACAGGGCCCAGGAGTGGGGGAGTCTGCCCAGTCTGTCACCCCTACCTCCCAGCTCTTTACCTTGAGGCCTAACATCATGCCCGCTTGTAGTTCAGGCCTGTCTGTCCCACTGTGACTGAGCAGGCAATCCCTTGCCCCTCCCTGCATTCCCTAATGCAGAGGAGTTGGCCTGGCCTCCCCCCTCCCAGTGCCCAGATGCTGGCCCGAGCTTCCAGCCCAGGGGCCTTTGTGACCAGTGTCCTAGAGACAGCACTGCTTCCCAGGTTTGCATGCCCATGCCGGGCTTCCCAGCTCCTGCCCTCGCCGGGCTGGGTTGGGGGCTAATTAGTTTTAGCTCCAGATCCCATTCCTCTCCTAGTAGCCCTGCCAGGGCTTCTCCTGCTCAGGAGAAAAGCCCAGTCCAGGCCCAGGATGCGCCACGCTCTGCAGACGTGCTGCCGTTAGAGGCACGTGCACGGCAATTTGGACAACATTTGGCAGCCACCCACAGAGTCAGATTGGGGTGTCAAGGGATGGATCCACCCACTGAAGGAGCCAGGAGGCAGGCTGAGCTTGGGTGTGTGTCAGGAGACTGGTCTCTAGGAGTCGGCTAACACGAATgtgggcaggaagcaggaggtcAGCTTGGGCCTTTGGTTAACAGACTTTATTTACCATTTACAAAAGAGGTTGATGGCATGCAGATCGCAAGGATGCCATATCTCCTGCGGAGGGCGCTCATGGTCCAGCGCAGCGCCCCCAGGAAGCACGGACTGCAAAGTACCTGTCTGTTCGGTCTAGGCTCCGGCCTTGTGAGGGCCCACCTCTTAGTACTCCCTGGGTTGGGGACCACAGAAACCCGAGGAAGGAGCCTGCACACCAGCACATCCGAGTAAGACCTTGGAACACAGGCTCAGAAATCAGGAAAACCGCATGTGCACCTCATCTCTTTTAATAAAGTCACTGATGTGTTCTAGAGGGTTGTTGACGAGTGGAGCAAAATGCCAAGGACTGTTCTGCTGCTCTCTCTGTGCACACCTCGACTTCCTTGCAAAGCCGGCTTCCCGGAGGTTCAGCAGAGCTTCTGGGCATGAACCACAGAGGGCTATGTGTCTTCTCTCCAGGGGAGGTTGTCACAAGCTGACAGGTGTGTGCCCCCTGGCTAGAGGGAGATACTGAGGAGCCTGAAATTCTCAGACCAGGTCCTTCCTACAACCTGCTGTGAAACCTCGGGCAACCACTGCTGTCTCGGGAACTTATTTTCATTATCTCTGCGAAACGGAGGCTTGGGCTGGGCGTGCTGCCCAACACTGGTCCTCTCTGATGGTGACTGGCCAGGGCCACGCGGGGCACATGGTAGGGGGAGTGTGGGGGGGGTGAGTGAGTCAAGGGCAGTGCCGTCATCCAGCTCTGGCTGCCTGGATCCGGGGCAGCACCCACACCCGGCCCGGTGCCTCCTGGGGGTCTTGGCAGAGCAGCTGACAGGCTCCTAATACTTTTGGGAAGGGCTGCCCCCAAGAACCAGCCTGCAGAAAAATTCCTTACATCTGTGCTGCTTTGTGCTTGGTTGAAGCCCTGGTCCCTCGCCCTAGACCTGGGAGTGAGGCAGCCGGGactcactttcttcattttacagatgaggaagagggTGAGCAGGGAGTTTAAACAGCCATCCAACGTCATACACATGAGCAGAAGAGCCGGATACAAATGGTCTCCCCAAATCTGAGCCCTGCGCTGGCTCCTCGAAGACTTCTGGTGGGGCGGCTCCTTAGAGAAGGGCCTAGATCCTCTTCCCAATGCCTCTGGGGCTACCACCAGGCTTCAGCTTAGACATTTCTGGGCCCAGGGAAGCCCTGGATGGGACTCTGCCCTCACTATGTCCTGCAAGGCCCATCTTACAGCTCTGTGTCCCACGTGGGCAGAGCAGGGGCCCCCAGTCTCTGCCCGGACACCATCCTCCGTCTTCTCAGTGGCATCCAGGCACAGTCCCCAGTCGGCGTGAGTCTTCAGTGCAGCTTTGCTCTCCCCGATGCCTCTGCTCTCCTACAGCCTACAAAGCTCACTGAGCCCCAACCTTAGCCAGGACAGAACCACCTTTTCCTGCTCCTGCTCTTAGCTGGAGGAGGTTTCAGGGTAGAGGTTCTAGTCGACCTTGTCACATGTGGCCAGGGCCCTGATCCTCAATGAAGGATGCTGAGGCCCCAGGAGGACCCAAGGGGCTGTGAGATCCGGGGTTGGTGAGTAGAAGACACACAGAAGCAGCCCCTTGTCAAGTCGTAGCCTCTGCAGAATGGAGAGCATCGTAGCTGGCTCAAGGATCTGGCTGATGGGGCAGGATTTGCCAGTTGCATCCCGCTACCAGAGAAATCCCTTGCCCAAGGTGCTGTCCAGAGCCCTGGATATGGGGGTTACATCATTGTACAAAACAGGGGTGACCCTAAGGAGCAGAGACGGGGGGCAGGGTCCAAAAGCAGAGCAGTTGGGGTGGGGAAAGAGAGGGGCCCGGGGACACACTCTAGAAGTAAGTCTTTTTATCTATATTCTTCTTCTCAAACTTCTGCCTGAGCTCGGAGACCAGAGCTGACTGGCTGGGGCTTcccgcggcctggggttttggTGACTGTCGGGGTTGCTGAGGAGTGAGCGAGCCAGAGACGGTAGGCACGGTCCAGTGGGCCGCACCCGTGCTGGGCGCCAtgctggggggtggagggggagctgGGGCCTCCGGGGGCAGGGAGCTCCCTAGGCTGTTGTTGTTGCAGTTCTCATTGGGAGCATCCTCTTTGAGCGCGAACTTGGCCGCGGTCTTGGTCCTCCTGAACTTGAGCCACTCGATGCGGACGCTGCGGGGCGCAGGGCTGGGCCGCTTGCGGAGCACGCGCCGTACTGGCAGGACCTTGTTGGACTTCTTGTTGCGCCAGAAGGTGGCAGTGGAGATGAGGACGGTGATGGCCACGATGACGGCCATGATGCCGGCCAGCACGCCCACGGCCTTCATGGGGTTGTCTTTGGTCTGCATGAGGAAGGCGGCCATAGGGCTTCGGGACAGCGTCTGGAAGAGAGAGTCGCCTCCTTGCAatctcctgcccctgcctgctccctggaGGGGTCGGGAGCTCCCTTAAGCCTGATGGTTTTTAAACTTTCTGGGGTCACCATCCCCCAGCTGACCCCAGATGAGCACGATGGGCTCcattccagaaaaaaatgcacacaGAGGAAATACAATGCACGTGGCTCTCCAGAAAAACGCACACAGCGAGAGTGCGATGCAAGCAAGCACGTTGGGATTACGAACTCCTGTGTTAGCTGAATTCTGCTCTTGAGAGAGTAGGACATTGCTTACCTTTGATTGTGGGGGGCCACGTCTGCCCAAAGGTCTCAGGGACCCCTTAAGTGATGACTTTCGGGCAGACATTGAGCCGAGAACTATGTATAACAACTTTACTTCTGCCTGTCAATGCCCATGTGAAGGAGGTATCATTATTCCAAGTTTACAGGAAGGGTCGTGGAGCCCCAGCAAAGTCTCATCGTTAATGAGTGATGAAACCAGGATTTCAACCCGATTCCAAAGCCCTAAGTTTGACAGCCCAGGCAGCCTTTGCCAGGAGTGAGCATCTTTCGGAAGATGGCTGGAGAGGGTCTCTCTCCCTCCGGCCATGCTGCAGCGAGGTCTGGGCAGGCCCTCCGGCCCTCTTCCCAACCTGGGCTTCGTACCCACCTCTGTGTCCGTGATGTCAATCTTGAGTAAGGCCGTGGTGCTGAAGGAGGGGGAGCCGCGGTCCTTGGCCTGCACCTCCAGGGACCATGTGCAGTCCCTGTTGGGAGTGATGTTGTGCAGGGCGTCCAGGGAGCGGATGGAGTTCTTGAGCCAGATCTCCCCCGTGTGCGCATCAATGTCGAACACGTTGACCGGCTCCACGTGAGTGATGGAATAGTCCACCAGGTTGTTGGGCTCCTCTGCGTCCTGGTCTGTGGCCTGTGCACAGGAGGGACAGGCAGCGCTGGGCTTTAAGCATGATACTTGTGTACCCTGCCTAGACCAGTGGGTCATATGTGGCTTGCTGGGTTGATGGGGGAGGGTCCTAATCCTGTTTTGCGTGGACTAGAGTTGAGGAAGGAACTGAATGAGCCACAGTCTATGCTAGGCCCTCTAGTATGTTATGCCATTCGACTCTCAGAACAAGTCGAGGCAGTAGGTATTGTGAAAAAACAGAAGCGTGGATGCTGGGTGACTCATCTAAGGACAGGTAGAAGGAAGGGAACCGGGATTCAAAGTCAAGTTGGTTGGGTTTCAGAACCCATGCTTTGTCCACACTGGAAGACAGGACAGTGCAGTGGGAGGGCACTGCTCTCCCGAAGCTGGCACACTCCCTGCGTGAACCaaggcaagccacttaacctgtCTGGATCtcaatttcattatttgtaaagtgtcaataatattttctttctcagggGTTATTTCCGAGTTGAGATGGGAATAAATAACGTACCTTAAAGTCCCTTGCCTATAGTGGGAATCCaataaatcttaatttaaaatcaatttttatgcCACAGTCCCTCTTGCAACTGCTGGAACAAGACTGTGAGGGGAGCTCGGTTGCCTCTGAAGCCCACCTCAATTTTCACCGGGGTCCCCAGCACCATCGTCTTCTCCTGGAAGTTCTCTCCAAACTGGGGGTAGTGGTCGTTGACATCCAGCAGAGTGACGAACACCTCGGCCAGGCTGGACCTGCCCTCCATGTCCTCTGCCTTCACGTAGAAGTTGTACCTGGCGGTGGCCTCAGCAtccaggctggcccagggctgggtgtAGATGATCCCAGTGGATGGGTGGATCAGGAAGCTGCCGGGCACAGAGGGCGCAGGCATGGGCGTGCGcagcacacacacgtgcacacgtgtgagcacacacacactgATGCACGTCTGTAGCGATGAGCTGCCTCTGGGAAGCAACAGTATCGCATTCCGCAGCTCCTCCAAGGTGTCCCACCTGCCCCACGCTCCAGCCCATCCATCGAAATGGAACTGACCGGAGTCCCAGCCTTTCCCTTTCCTCCCATGGCCAGCCCCTGCCTAGTCCCACACTGCTTGCCTGGCTCCAGGCCCTGAGGACTACCCTTCTTCTCTGAGACTCCCAGCACCTCACCGCCTATGTCgcccagctctgcctcaggcTTCCCTGCTGCCCTCTACTCTGGGCTCATGCTGGCCTCCACTCCTCCCCCATGTTGCCCTCCCCAACCTAGGCTCCTAATCCTTTCCAGGTTTCCCCTGTCCTCAGCGCAGAGCCCCTCGGCCCTCAGCCTCCCAAGTCCCTTGCCCGAGGCCCTGTCCAGGATTCTGGATCTACTTACAGGTCTGCCCCTGACCCATAGATGGAGTATTTGACTTCACCCCAGGGGCCTGTGTCTGGATCCACTGcctgaaagagagaaagctccCAGTGGCCTGGGCCCCTTTGTCAGGGCACACTGGCAGCTCACAGGTCTGAGGGCTGCTTTAGTAGCAAAACAAGGGGACTTGGGGTTGACCCCGCTGGGGAGAAACTGCTCTGGAGGCCTGCTCTGGAGCCCTGGTTTTCTGCCCAGGATGTCTCAAGTGTTGGAAGAACCAAAAGGTTTGCTCCTAGAAGGTCTTTACGCCCCCTTTGtcagtgagaaaggaaaaggagctgAGTCCTGTGCCCTGAGCTCGGGGATTGTGCCCGTGTCCTCCTTATCGTCCTGTGAAGTGTCGTTATCCCAATTgtacagaagaaaaaactgaggcttggagaggcaaGGAGCTCGTCCAAGGACACAGCTACTGAGTGTGGGCTTTGAGGTTCAAACTGGAGCCCAGGTTTGCCTGATGTCCAGCATTAGGCCCCGCTCAGCAGGGCTCTCAACCCCACCCCTAGTCCCCAACCCACTGTGACGGCCACCACGTTGGAGCCCCCAGGGGCATTCTCAGGGATCCTCGCGATGTAGTAGTGGGAGGTGAACTTGGGGACGTTGTCGTTGGTGTCCAGGAGCTGGATCACCACATCCGCCGTGGAGCTGAACTTCTCCGGGGTGTTCACCTCAatggccaggagctggggaaggaaggagaacgAGGACTGTCCGGTGGCAGTCCCCTGGCAGAGagcctctgcttcctgtctcaGCACGGGTGTGGCCCCGCCTGCCTCGTCCCCTGTTCTTACTCTCAGCCGCCAGCCAGCTAGTCTTCCCGCCACTGCGAGGGCGCCCGTAAGGCCCACATCCTTCCCCCGCTGACCCGCAGTGCCgcctttcttagagtttccatttgTATTTCAGCCAATTTCTTTTGTTCCGCTGATTTGCATATTCCTTTTCagttccaattttttaaattattttgtttcataaaataatttaatatttgttagAGCAGGTTCCTGCCTCATATTCTTTTGTCTGAATTTTCCTATTCTTATAGGTTTATTTCTCCAGATAAAAACCAGGGCAATGGTGTCAAGCCCCTCACCACCTCCCTAAAGGGTATTCTAGGTACGACCTCACTGAGATGGCACTGGATTCTGTATTAACTTaaggagaatttgcatttttttcacaaCGTGAGCCTTTacgtttctttccttttttacgTCCCTTTGttcaatttttgcattttttgtcACTTAGATGCTGCATATTTCTTGTTATCGTTAATTCTCAGGACttttatcttttagtttttgttatagaagagaactttttATTCCATTATTCTCATTGGTATTTTTCGTATGTAGGAAAACAACGGGATCTTGTGTATGAACTTTGTAACCAATCGTCAGCAGCTTTGCTGGGTGGCTGACAGTTTTTTGATCATTTCTCTTAGATTTTTCTAAGCGAACAACCACATCACTTACAAATGATGATAattttgtctcttccttcttAATGTCTgtacttcttatttcctttctttatccaGGAAAAGCATTTTTCCAGGAATGGTGTTAAATTACGGTGGTAAAAGAAGGCATCCACATTCTGCTCCCAACTTCACCGAATTCTTCCAGAATTTCACTTTTAAGCATGATGCTGGCAATCAGTGTGTAAGCatgtataattaataataatttaaataatatcaataagtatttatttttcctttttattgctatgtattatgtatatgtttatgtataaatGCATTACttctaaatgtttataattttgaataattacaaatacaaaggagtatttttttcatcttctgcTGAAGTTTTGATCAGAATAGATGACACATCAAATGCATAGAGAAAAACGTCTCTCTTGACAATTGCCCCGTTTTCCTCTCTCCGTCTATTCTCACGGCACACTCTATTGGTCGCTTCCCTTTGAAGCCCCTTGCCTTCCTGGGGACAATCGTGGTTTAGCAGGTGCAGCTCAGTGAGGCCGTGTGAGCAGGTGACAACTCTTGGATTGCTCTTCTTGTCCCTGCCCCACCAGCACCCCCATTagcaggaggggcagagggactGAGAAGAAAAGGGCAGCGAGGGACAAGCGAGCCCTCAGGAAGGAATCCAGGGGCTGCCAGGAGCTCTTGGGACCCACTCCCCCACCTACCTTGAAGGTTAGCACTTTGGACTTCTCAAAGTCGATGGCGGCCGAGTTCTCCACAATGATGGTGACCTGGGCTTCGTTCAGGACTGTCTGTGGGACCACGCGGAAGATGCCCCCGGGGCCCACTAGCCGCAGGTTGAATTTGGCATTGGCTCCCTGGGCAATAGAATTTGGAGCGAGGAGACAAGGAAGGTGAATGAGAATAGAAACTCATTATATAGTCGTGGTAAGCGAGGAGCTGTCACACGCCTGAACCCTGGGAGGGCAGTATTACCACTTCCTTCTACAGGGGAGGCGATCAAGGATCGGGGGATTTAGTGGACTATGAGGACTAAGCAGGGTAACAAGTGCATAAGGCCTggccctgtgccaggcagaggggggTCACAAGACACATTCACAAACGCCGGGTTGGCGGGTCAGAGGCAGATGCGTTTTTGACCGGCTTTACTCCTTAATGGATCGTGAAGGTCTTTAGGCCAAACAGATCAGCTTCGATtactcctctcccacctccccctggTGACACCctctcatttcattcattttgtgaCCCACCAGCCCCTGCGGCGAACACAGTGAAGGCTGATGCAGACTCGGCTTGGGGCCCCAGGCCTCATGCAGTTTTCGGGAGGACGGGGCGGAGGGCGGGATCACGCACCTGGTCCGAGTCATTGACAGTGATCTTGAGGCCCCGCAGGATCTCCCCCTGCGGCGGATGCTCATACATAGACAGTTCAAATCTGTTCTGGGGTCCATTCTCTCCGTAGAAGGTCGGCGGGTGGTTGTTGAGGTCCACGATCCTGATGGTGACCGAGACCATGGCCTGGGCAGCTGGGCTCCCTGCCAAGCTGACCTCAGTCACCTGGGGCAGGGACAGGTGGCTGTGGCTGTGTGGCAGGCTGACTCCAAGATGGCCCCAATGAGCCCCACCTCCTGTGCACTCTCCTCTCCTTAAGCGTGGCCTGGCCTAGCGACTTGCGTCTGACTGGTAGAATGTGGCAAAGATGAGATGAGATTACAAGGGATCGTGACTCCTGTCTTCTAGCGGATTCTCTCTTTTGCCggctttgatgaagcaagcaGCTAGCTTGGAGAGGCCCATGTTTCAAGGAGCTAACGGTCACCTCTAAGCCAACGGCCCACGAGGAATTAATCCCTGCCAATGACCACGTGAGTTTGGCAGCTGATCCTTCCCCAGTCAGGCCCTTAGATGAGAACCCAGTCCTGGCTGACAATTTGATGGCAGCCGCATAAGAGACCTTGAGACGGAGGACCCAGCCAAGCTgagcctggactcctgacccacagaaactgtgagatataaacgtgtgttgttttaagccactaagtttggggtaaGGTGTTACAACAGCCGTAGGAAACGAATACAGTGCTGTTACTAACCTTATTTCACAGAAGAGGCACAGAGGGGTGAGGCAGCCCCCTGGGGTCACATGGCTAGTGAGTGGCACAGCTGGGACAGGAAGAACTCCGGTGTGTCCTATTCATTAGCCAGTACTCTCCCCACCTCACTGCACTGCTCCCTCTTTGCAGCCAGACATGGGTTCAAACCCTAGCCCTGAGACATTCTGTCCTTGTGTCCATGTGGCCAGGAAGGGGAGGTGTGGAGCCACAGCAACAGATAACAAATACAGGCTGCAAAGCCAGGGCCGGAAATTCACCAGCACCTCGTGAACCACGTGACGAGCATTATGTGAGCCCCTCCACAGGCCTCCATCCACTTACTCCAGAAGCACGCTCTGGTCTTACCTGTCCCTAAATTGCCCTCCCTGGACTCCACTCCATCACACCTTAGCTGCTCCCCAGCTTTCCCTCCTCAGAAGCCCACACCTGCTGTCTGCATGTCCTATTTCCCACGCAGGTACTTCATGCTGACTTCCACACTGTGCCCGCACCACCCCTCTTCCACCTTCCCAAGTGCTCTGTTCCCTGAGCTGATGTGACCCTGCTCTTGGCAGGTCCCCTGCGACCTCTCTGATCTCTCCTTCACCTGTCCCCCACCATCCCTGCCTCCTCACTCCTAGCCTCAATGCTCCTACAGCTGTGCTCTTGGCCAGTGGCTGCTCTCTCCCCACAGCCATCTCTGGGGCATCTTGTTCCCTCCCATCCTTCCATAGCTACCTGTATGCTTGCACTCTCTCCCTTGAATTCTAAGCCTGTAGCCCAAATTTGGGTGACTCAACTTGAATGTCCCTGATGCACCCAATTCATCAAGTCCATCCCACTGAACT harbors:
- the CDHR1 gene encoding cadherin-related family member 1, with the translated sequence MRRGRWAAPALELLFLCLAQANFAPYFFDNGVGSTNGNMALFSLPEDTPVGSHVYTLNGTDPEGDPVSYHISFDPSARSVFSVDPNFGNITLIEELDREREDEIEAIISISDSLNLVAEKVVILVTDANDEAPRFTEEPYVVQVPEDTPAGSSILKVHAVDKDTGSGGSVTYFLQNTHATKFAVDRHSGVLRLQAGATLDYEKARAHFVTVVAKDGGGRLRGADVVFSATTTVTVNVEDVQDMAPVFMGTPYYGYVYEDTLPGSEVLTVVAIDGDRGRPNRLVYSLVNGSDGAFEINETSGVIFVTQSPAQLRREVYKLHVQVTEVSLAGSPAAQAMVSVTIRIVDLNNHPPTFYGENGPQNRFELSMYEHPPQGEILRGLKITVNDSDQGANAKFNLRLVGPGGIFRVVPQTVLNEAQVTIIVENSAAIDFEKSKVLTFKLLAIEVNTPEKFSSTADVVIQLLDTNDNVPKFTSHYYIARIPENAPGGSNVVAVTAVDPDTGPWGEVKYSIYGSGADLFLIHPSTGIIYTQPWASLDAEATARYNFYVKAEDMEGRSSLAEVFVTLLDVNDHYPQFGENFQEKTMVLGTPVKIEATDQDAEEPNNLVDYSITHVEPVNVFDIDAHTGEIWLKNSIRSLDALHNITPNRDCTWSLEVQAKDRGSPSFSTTALLKIDITDTETLSRSPMAAFLMQTKDNPMKAVGVLAGIMAVIVAITVLISTATFWRNKKSNKVLPVRRVLRKRPSPAPRSVRIEWLKFRRTKTAAKFALKEDAPNENCNNNSLGSSLPPEAPAPPPPPSMAPSTGAAHWTVPTVSGSLTPQQPRQSPKPQAAGSPSQSALVSELRQKFEKKNIDKKTYF